A single genomic interval of Arthrobacter globiformis harbors:
- a CDS encoding Hsp70 family protein, with protein MMEGTPWRLAIDFGTSNSAAAVAQINGGVVVLRLGARSDAIPSCVAAYNGEILTGDAALQIAGIYPAAFESTPKRRLGEEAVVLGGTICDPVDLVAAVFRFVIGQAARFVGGGLPAQVVLTHPEAWDEYLKGRLIAAALKAGIPEESIVLMPEPVAAGWHYAATSDVDAGTQVAVLDFGGGTCDAAVLELAETAEGPAFHVIASGGIDPLGGHDFDAQLEDWVYSQLAAEGKNELLQGLKSERSGADRAVLRDQVREAKHALSFHGSAPIGVRSGEHEWVCTVTRGEFEHLIERQLSRAVELVQQIIQQALPSVQQLHKVYLTGGSSHIPALQARLSEILPMKLGLMGDPKQVTSIGALEAPRSRGRPASPEHVHDAVAEAAAPGREPTAERDSGRGRSRSKPAPLWRSKVSSGAKDGHSPPRLPRKVLIGGGVAASAALLVAAVLLAPEGTQPTSPGSSSAGRTQAPPSTRECGGKERPDLREGECNLLTSVNALGLVAPDSCVSNKDLAGASYGLTCGPPTNSNFSSTERPAIYVYGYPSAESLNASFDSLIKRYNAAPGPATKPPGWETWHLRGDTTRTVRGRVLSASEGGTNYLIWTEDESLMEIQAVSQEADITKLHAWWNK; from the coding sequence ATGATGGAAGGAACCCCCTGGCGCTTGGCCATCGACTTTGGCACGTCCAATTCGGCGGCCGCCGTCGCACAGATCAATGGAGGCGTGGTTGTCCTGCGGTTGGGTGCCCGCTCGGACGCGATTCCTTCCTGTGTGGCTGCCTACAACGGCGAAATCCTAACCGGAGACGCAGCCCTTCAAATCGCAGGGATCTATCCGGCCGCGTTCGAATCCACGCCTAAGCGTCGCCTGGGTGAGGAGGCGGTGGTCCTCGGCGGCACGATTTGTGACCCTGTCGACCTTGTCGCGGCTGTGTTCAGGTTCGTTATCGGCCAAGCTGCGCGGTTCGTGGGCGGCGGATTGCCCGCGCAGGTAGTGCTGACCCATCCGGAGGCCTGGGACGAATACCTGAAGGGACGTCTGATTGCCGCGGCCCTCAAAGCGGGCATACCAGAGGAGAGCATCGTTCTGATGCCGGAACCTGTGGCGGCTGGATGGCACTACGCGGCCACGTCGGACGTAGACGCCGGAACCCAGGTGGCGGTACTCGATTTCGGCGGCGGCACCTGCGATGCCGCCGTGCTGGAACTCGCCGAGACAGCGGAAGGGCCAGCTTTCCACGTCATCGCATCAGGCGGAATCGATCCCTTGGGCGGGCACGACTTTGATGCGCAACTGGAGGACTGGGTGTATTCACAGCTCGCCGCTGAAGGCAAGAACGAGCTGCTTCAAGGCCTAAAATCGGAGCGTTCCGGCGCCGACAGAGCGGTGCTCCGCGACCAGGTCCGGGAGGCCAAACACGCCCTGAGCTTCCACGGCTCGGCACCGATCGGAGTGCGCTCCGGGGAGCACGAGTGGGTCTGCACGGTGACCCGCGGGGAGTTTGAGCATCTCATAGAACGGCAGTTGAGCCGTGCCGTTGAACTGGTCCAGCAGATCATCCAGCAGGCGCTGCCGTCCGTGCAGCAACTCCACAAGGTCTACCTCACAGGCGGATCCAGCCACATACCGGCGCTCCAGGCCCGGCTCAGCGAGATCCTGCCGATGAAGCTGGGCCTGATGGGCGACCCGAAGCAAGTCACCAGCATCGGGGCGCTGGAGGCGCCCCGATCCCGAGGGCGCCCTGCCAGCCCCGAGCACGTCCACGACGCAGTGGCGGAGGCTGCGGCACCGGGCCGAGAGCCTACCGCAGAGCGGGACTCAGGCCGGGGGAGGAGCCGATCGAAGCCTGCCCCTTTGTGGCGAAGCAAGGTCTCCTCTGGTGCAAAAGACGGCCACAGCCCGCCTCGGCTGCCAAGGAAAGTGCTTATTGGGGGCGGAGTGGCTGCCTCAGCGGCACTGCTCGTGGCAGCGGTCTTGCTGGCTCCCGAGGGAACACAACCAACGTCGCCGGGGTCTTCCTCAGCGGGAAGGACACAGGCACCACCCTCGACGAGGGAGTGCGGGGGCAAGGAGCGTCCAGACCTGAGGGAGGGCGAATGTAACCTGCTGACCAGTGTCAATGCCCTGGGATTGGTCGCCCCCGACAGCTGCGTCAGTAACAAGGACCTGGCCGGAGCCAGCTACGGACTTACTTGTGGCCCGCCCACCAACAGTAACTTCAGCTCAACCGAACGGCCGGCGATATATGTCTACGGCTACCCCTCCGCCGAATCGCTCAATGCCTCGTTCGACAGCCTCATCAAACGCTATAACGCCGCTCCGGGCCCCGCGACGAAACCTCCCGGATGGGAGACATGGCACCTGAGGGGTGATACGACGCGGACGGTCAGGGGACGCGTCCTCAGTGCATCGGAGGGGGGCACCAACTATTTAATCTGGACTGAAGACGAGTCGCTGATGGAGATACAGGCGGTGTCTCAAGAGGCGGACATAACCAAGCTTCACGCGTGGTGGAACAAGTAA
- a CDS encoding DUF805 domain-containing protein, with translation MTYTPQQQYAQPAGDVPLWAPLYGASAPDAVIRFFKKYATFSGRASRSEYWWWELVNTIVTILFYLVLGLTDANGTGEASAGPLILLGLWLMATIVPEMALTVRRLHDANLSGWIALLGLIPLVGGIIVLVFVLMGPKPEGQRFDQSASI, from the coding sequence ATGACCTACACACCACAACAGCAGTATGCCCAGCCAGCGGGCGACGTGCCGCTCTGGGCGCCACTCTACGGCGCCTCCGCCCCCGACGCCGTCATCCGATTCTTCAAGAAGTACGCAACGTTCTCAGGGCGGGCCAGCCGCAGCGAATACTGGTGGTGGGAGCTCGTCAACACCATCGTCACCATCCTGTTTTACCTCGTCCTTGGGCTCACCGACGCCAACGGCACCGGCGAGGCCAGCGCCGGACCGCTCATCCTCTTGGGCCTCTGGCTGATGGCCACCATCGTCCCGGAAATGGCGCTGACCGTCCGCCGCCTGCACGACGCCAACCTCAGCGGCTGGATCGCGCTCCTCGGGCTGATTCCGCTCGTGGGCGGCATCATCGTGCTCGTCTTCGTCCTGATGGGTCCCAAGCCGGAGGGCCAACGGTTCGACCAGTCGGCAAGCATCTAG
- a CDS encoding DUF805 domain-containing protein translates to MTYTPQQEYSRPANDPPLSAPLYGASAPEAVIRFFKKYATFSGRASRSEYWWWVLVNNIVTIVFYLILGSTDLNATDETSPGLQIALILLGVWMLATVIPGAALLVRRLHDANLSGWMSLLGLIPLIGAIILLVLVLMGPEPDGQRFDYRPAYRS, encoded by the coding sequence ATGACCTACACACCGCAACAGGAGTACTCCCGGCCGGCGAACGACCCGCCGCTCTCGGCGCCGCTCTACGGCGCCTCCGCCCCGGAGGCCGTCATTCGGTTCTTCAAGAAGTACGCAACCTTCTCAGGGCGGGCCAGCCGCAGCGAATACTGGTGGTGGGTACTCGTCAACAACATTGTCACCATCGTGTTCTACCTCATCCTCGGGAGTACCGACCTCAACGCCACCGACGAGACAAGTCCCGGGCTGCAAATCGCGCTGATCCTCCTGGGCGTCTGGATGCTGGCGACCGTCATCCCAGGAGCGGCGCTGCTCGTCCGCCGCCTGCATGACGCCAACCTCAGCGGCTGGATGTCGCTCCTCGGGCTGATTCCGCTGATAGGCGCCATCATCCTGCTCGTCCTCGTCCTCATGGGCCCCGAACCCGACGGCCAACGGTTCGACTACCGGCCAGCGTATAGGAGCTAG
- a CDS encoding neutral zinc metallopeptidase, translating to MNKATASALLVLAVVLSGCTSNTPSAAPSTTGAQQTSAEAATQQPTTETPTSEPASASPSQEPIATQTTTSTAEAVPATPTQTISPPPTATETPSPDLTQEPVPGKVDQPAQQYEARQGERLRSNLSSETISTATMYDFLRTVLEDVHSYWAGVWTGAAYAPPTVKYLFPLPGESYPSECGASDDKTAGYCTLDDTITFSQAMATEIWNGRIKANRDPETGVSSGDFSVAFAVAHEYAHNLQRELGLIPLDPRDPREPEIYPVYKTELHADCWAGVWANSAYYKGYLQGTDVEEAQQAGRLVGDYSFDKPQRHHGTPQQRVDAFMTGYNTGTPTSCDPWLLNDYQ from the coding sequence ATGAATAAGGCAACAGCAAGTGCGCTGCTGGTCCTAGCCGTCGTGCTTAGTGGATGCACGTCAAATACACCCTCCGCTGCGCCCTCTACGACCGGCGCCCAGCAAACCTCGGCGGAGGCTGCAACGCAGCAGCCGACCACCGAGACTCCCACCAGCGAGCCCGCATCGGCGTCCCCGTCACAGGAGCCAATCGCTACCCAAACCACAACCTCGACTGCGGAGGCGGTTCCGGCCACGCCAACACAGACAATCTCCCCACCGCCAACTGCAACGGAGACACCTTCGCCGGACCTGACGCAGGAGCCGGTACCCGGCAAGGTTGACCAGCCAGCACAGCAATACGAGGCCAGGCAGGGGGAGCGCCTGCGGTCGAACCTTAGTTCCGAAACCATTTCGACGGCAACCATGTACGACTTCCTTCGCACTGTCCTTGAGGATGTGCACAGCTACTGGGCCGGCGTGTGGACAGGAGCTGCCTATGCGCCACCGACGGTGAAATATCTTTTCCCGCTCCCCGGGGAGTCCTATCCGTCAGAATGTGGGGCTTCCGATGACAAAACCGCCGGATACTGCACACTTGACGACACCATCACCTTTTCGCAGGCGATGGCCACTGAGATATGGAACGGTCGCATAAAGGCGAACCGGGATCCTGAAACGGGGGTTTCCTCAGGAGATTTTTCCGTAGCTTTCGCAGTTGCTCATGAGTACGCTCACAATCTCCAGAGGGAGCTTGGCCTGATACCCCTGGACCCACGAGACCCTCGCGAACCCGAAATTTATCCTGTCTACAAGACTGAACTGCACGCGGACTGCTGGGCCGGTGTTTGGGCAAATTCGGCGTACTACAAGGGTTATCTGCAAGGGACAGACGTTGAGGAAGCGCAGCAGGCAGGGCGACTCGTGGGCGACTACAGCTTTGACAAGCCGCAACGACATCATGGGACCCCGCAGCAGCGAGTTGACGCATTCATGACGGGTTACAACACCGGGACGCCGACAAGTTGCGACCCATGGCTTTTGAATGATTACCAGTAG
- a CDS encoding dynamin family protein — MDAPPNGYPLLRSSAEQLLDEVAALLGLHGAIVIDEFRSALRRPAVIAVSGRVNTGKSTLVNSLISAKRAPTSAQETTALICCYAYGAPDRAEAALDSGEVIPIPLTPSGPAIGNAQQGAIDYLRVYVQAAALQLVTIIDTPGLGSAATGNSARTEYRLLGHQGPQPGADALLYLIRDSFRPDDEDFVSRFRARHGNGPAGGPVPVIGLVAHADNHDGGPWHSAEPVDMAKRAAAELARRMPQLTAVLPVSGLLAETVRTGALREQDVRNLRLLQGADEMRLQFAEHLGPPPGVAKEDFRRLTALIGSYGVRYGREHCGSAAELADWLYERSGLAELERALQNAVTGPAESVRVEEMLAGLMAAARSQSWPPEVRRLIESARHAPAFHRLQEEAALALLRSSAPGHELVAVLEGLRQADWWPPAVSPEAPERSGYLELASHYQAVAGSASTGAEARAARVIARSLFIRSGAARNPA, encoded by the coding sequence ATGGATGCTCCCCCTAATGGTTATCCGTTGCTTCGCTCCAGCGCTGAGCAGCTGCTGGACGAAGTCGCCGCATTGCTCGGGCTCCATGGGGCCATTGTCATCGACGAGTTCAGAAGTGCTCTCCGGAGGCCGGCGGTCATTGCCGTGTCGGGCCGGGTTAACACGGGCAAGTCCACGCTGGTCAACAGCCTGATTAGTGCAAAGCGTGCGCCCACTTCAGCACAGGAAACCACCGCTCTGATCTGCTGCTATGCCTACGGCGCACCGGACCGCGCGGAAGCGGCACTGGACTCCGGAGAAGTCATACCGATTCCGCTTACACCTTCCGGGCCAGCCATCGGAAATGCCCAGCAGGGGGCCATCGATTACCTCCGGGTTTACGTGCAGGCCGCCGCCCTGCAGCTCGTCACCATCATCGATACCCCGGGCCTTGGCTCTGCGGCAACGGGTAATTCCGCCAGAACAGAGTACCGCCTGCTCGGGCATCAGGGTCCGCAGCCCGGTGCGGACGCGTTGCTGTACCTCATCCGGGACTCCTTCCGCCCGGACGATGAAGACTTCGTTTCCAGGTTCCGGGCCCGGCACGGCAACGGGCCAGCCGGCGGACCGGTGCCCGTCATTGGCCTCGTAGCGCATGCTGACAACCACGACGGAGGCCCGTGGCACAGTGCCGAGCCGGTGGACATGGCGAAGAGAGCCGCAGCCGAGCTGGCCCGCAGGATGCCCCAGCTCACCGCCGTGCTTCCGGTCTCGGGTTTGCTCGCCGAAACGGTGAGGACCGGCGCCCTACGTGAACAGGATGTGCGGAACCTTCGCCTGCTACAGGGCGCGGATGAGATGCGCCTGCAGTTCGCGGAACACCTTGGCCCACCCCCGGGGGTGGCTAAGGAAGATTTTCGGCGACTCACCGCACTGATCGGCTCCTACGGCGTCCGGTACGGAAGGGAACACTGCGGTTCTGCCGCCGAACTGGCGGACTGGCTGTATGAACGGTCGGGACTGGCGGAGCTGGAGCGTGCCCTGCAGAACGCAGTCACGGGCCCAGCCGAGAGCGTCCGGGTGGAAGAAATGCTTGCAGGGCTCATGGCCGCAGCGCGCTCCCAGTCCTGGCCGCCTGAGGTGCGGCGCCTGATCGAATCGGCAAGGCATGCACCTGCCTTTCACCGCCTGCAGGAAGAAGCGGCACTGGCTCTGTTGCGGTCCTCGGCCCCCGGACACGAGTTGGTCGCGGTATTGGAGGGGCTAAGGCAGGCGGATTGGTGGCCGCCGGCTGTTTCCCCGGAGGCGCCGGAAAGAAGCGGCTATCTGGAACTGGCATCGCATTATCAGGCGGTGGCCGGCAGTGCGTCCACTGGCGCCGAGGCCCGGGCCGCCCGGGTTATCGCCCGATCACTGTTCATTCGCTCCGGTGCTGCAAGGAATCCGGCATGA
- a CDS encoding plasmid pRiA4b ORF-3 family protein, with product MEQPVTATADGADSILEVRVRLPECDPEIWRLLELAGSLSLGQVHEVLQAAFGWEDAHLHRFTANDPFARLHPVDGEIVEPPQWLPAAWCEEPTDLPEEDCSLDQLFAAGSGGAFYEYDFGDSWLHRLELVSRRPADGDSPPARLIDGARRGPLEDSGGFPGYEEIMDALADRSHPGHAEHSAWVAGIIGPDTPFDPAFLDIPAINRALAKQF from the coding sequence ATGGAACAACCTGTGACCGCGACGGCGGACGGTGCGGACTCGATTTTGGAGGTCCGTGTGCGCCTGCCCGAATGCGATCCCGAGATATGGCGCCTGCTGGAGCTGGCCGGTTCGTTGTCACTGGGGCAGGTCCACGAGGTCCTGCAGGCCGCGTTCGGGTGGGAGGATGCGCACCTGCACCGTTTTACCGCCAACGATCCCTTCGCGCGTCTGCATCCTGTGGACGGAGAAATCGTCGAGCCCCCGCAGTGGCTCCCTGCCGCGTGGTGCGAGGAACCCACCGACCTGCCCGAGGAAGACTGCTCCCTGGACCAGCTTTTCGCCGCAGGATCAGGGGGCGCGTTCTACGAGTACGACTTCGGTGACAGCTGGCTTCACCGGCTCGAGCTGGTATCCCGCCGGCCCGCAGACGGAGACAGTCCGCCGGCCCGACTGATCGACGGCGCCCGGCGCGGCCCGCTAGAAGACTCCGGAGGATTTCCTGGCTACGAGGAGATCATGGATGCCTTGGCCGACCGGTCGCATCCCGGCCATGCCGAACACTCCGCATGGGTGGCCGGCATAATCGGCCCCGATACGCCTTTTGACCCTGCCTTCCTGGACATCCCCGCCATAAACCGGGCGCTGGCCAAGCAGTTCTGA
- a CDS encoding RNA polymerase sigma factor: MDATIAQRRQLDAAIGGDVRAFEALVSESRAMIWSVCLRITGNTYDAEDALRDTLTAALRGIQQFRREWGFGTWIYRIAADSALAILRSRRSQEVEVDETYSPERDFAEHLAEADFVQRALNTMPADLRVAFVLRELCQYTYAQIADYQGVGVPTVKSRIAQGRQAFEAAVTSGIS; this comes from the coding sequence ATGGACGCGACCATAGCTCAAAGGCGCCAGCTTGATGCGGCTATAGGGGGCGATGTGAGGGCTTTCGAGGCCCTAGTCTCGGAGTCCCGGGCGATGATTTGGTCCGTATGCCTACGGATCACCGGGAACACCTACGACGCCGAAGATGCCCTCCGGGACACGTTGACGGCCGCGTTGCGGGGCATACAGCAGTTCCGCCGCGAGTGGGGCTTCGGGACTTGGATCTACCGGATTGCGGCCGACTCGGCGTTGGCGATCCTCCGATCGAGGCGGAGTCAGGAGGTCGAGGTTGACGAAACTTATTCTCCGGAACGTGACTTTGCTGAACACCTTGCTGAGGCCGATTTCGTTCAGAGGGCGCTGAACACTATGCCGGCGGATTTGCGCGTTGCATTTGTGCTGCGGGAGCTGTGTCAGTATACGTACGCGCAGATCGCTGATTACCAGGGCGTGGGCGTCCCCACTGTGAAGAGCAGAATTGCCCAGGGCAGGCAGGCTTTCGAGGCCGCGGTGACCTCTGGTATTTCCTGA
- a CDS encoding transposase yields MPNATSCPGGRWCERADALLGVEAIHVCSVTAAGTGLVLHVETADKQSARLDAKLILGDPDQEVTLAWQCYQKLRHIYHASPARGRELVNEVITSFPACPIPEVSRLGRTLKQWKTAILAYFDSFGASNGPTEAINGVIETTRRIARGFRNFTNYRLRCLLAAGGHRPSALGDSGKSSAACPC; encoded by the coding sequence ATGCCCAATGCTACTTCCTGCCCGGGCGGTCGCTGGTGCGAGCGGGCAGACGCGCTTCTTGGTGTCGAAGCTATCCACGTCTGCTCTGTCACGGCGGCCGGGACCGGCCTGGTTCTGCACGTCGAGACAGCCGACAAACAATCCGCCCGGCTCGACGCCAAGCTCATCCTCGGGGACCCGGACCAGGAAGTCACCCTGGCCTGGCAGTGCTACCAGAAGCTCCGCCACATCTACCACGCCAGCCCTGCCCGGGGAAGAGAACTCGTCAACGAGGTGATCACCTCATTCCCGGCCTGCCCGATCCCCGAGGTCTCACGCCTGGGCCGCACGCTCAAACAGTGGAAGACAGCGATTTTGGCCTACTTCGATAGCTTCGGCGCTTCCAATGGCCCCACCGAAGCCATCAATGGCGTCATCGAAACCACTCGCAGAATCGCCCGCGGCTTCCGAAACTTCACCAACTACAGACTCAGATGCCTACTCGCCGCCGGCGGCCATCGCCCCTCTGCTCTAGGTGATTCAGGGAAATCGAGTGCCGCCTGCCCGTGCTAG
- the grpE gene encoding nucleotide exchange factor GrpE has product MNTSPEAATGLPLWALASITILVLTVVILSFAMTRLVRRGSKAADAAPTARPVEGPIEAGPGRGPEPLSSQGYTVLLHAFIGTYDLSSSEIVRAHVLKSLRAVGIAPITPAPGDPFDVGLHNGVAGIPAPSPGLVFRIARVLRPGWRSDDGVLRMADVEVYKDGTT; this is encoded by the coding sequence ATGAACACAAGTCCAGAGGCTGCGACCGGCCTGCCCCTCTGGGCCCTGGCCTCCATCACCATTCTGGTCCTGACGGTTGTCATCCTTAGTTTCGCCATGACCCGGTTGGTCCGGCGCGGCAGCAAGGCGGCAGACGCGGCCCCGACTGCGCGTCCGGTCGAGGGCCCGATCGAGGCTGGTCCGGGCCGCGGGCCGGAACCCCTGAGCTCCCAGGGATACACGGTCCTCCTGCACGCATTCATAGGCACCTATGACCTGTCCTCCAGTGAGATTGTAAGGGCGCATGTGCTTAAATCCCTTCGGGCTGTTGGCATCGCGCCCATCACGCCGGCCCCTGGGGATCCTTTTGATGTCGGGCTGCACAACGGGGTCGCCGGGATCCCCGCACCATCCCCAGGCCTTGTGTTCCGGATAGCCCGGGTCCTCCGGCCAGGATGGCGCTCCGATGACGGAGTCCTGCGTATGGCCGACGTTGAGGTGTACAAAGATGGGACCACCTGA
- a CDS encoding RNA polymerase sigma factor: MLLMDAAIGGDAHAFESLAAQHRTMIWSVCLRITGNTYDAEDALQDTLLAAWRGIGRFRRESSFGTWIYRIAANAALAVIRARRSTDVEISEVFATERDFAEKLAAADLVQQTLKSLPEDLRVALVLRELCDFTYAQVADYQGVPVATVKTRISRARHAFEQALSPDSP; this comes from the coding sequence ATGCTGCTCATGGATGCGGCAATCGGGGGAGATGCCCACGCCTTTGAGTCTTTGGCCGCCCAGCACCGGACAATGATCTGGTCCGTCTGTCTGCGGATCACGGGGAACACCTACGATGCCGAAGATGCTCTTCAGGACACGCTGCTTGCGGCTTGGCGTGGCATCGGGCGGTTTCGCCGGGAATCCAGCTTTGGGACGTGGATCTACCGGATCGCGGCCAATGCGGCGTTGGCCGTCATCCGCGCGAGGCGGAGCACCGACGTCGAAATCTCCGAAGTCTTCGCCACCGAAAGGGACTTCGCCGAAAAGCTTGCAGCCGCTGACCTGGTACAGCAGACACTGAAGTCCCTCCCCGAAGACCTCCGGGTGGCCCTGGTGCTGCGGGAGTTGTGCGATTTCACCTATGCGCAGGTCGCAGACTACCAGGGCGTGCCCGTCGCCACGGTGAAGACAAGGATCAGCCGAGCCCGCCACGCCTTTGAGCAGGCCCTCAGTCCGGACAGTCCCTGA
- a CDS encoding YxiG-like protein, producing the protein MNRQELSAAFEDVFDQSIVFHGFAEHMRDYDVFVLVTADPSTGIKPEYRRYRFTHCVRATVTSAIPPSVWIRSLDERLLDYRAFMESSDIDGYVWGVNHQDLYPGITLLDGSAEAADWTQQVGIPFHEARIEANGHNVELVFSDLDITLVKPGYAPFTVP; encoded by the coding sequence GTGAATAGGCAAGAGTTGTCAGCGGCTTTCGAGGATGTCTTCGATCAGTCGATCGTCTTCCATGGCTTCGCTGAGCACATGCGGGATTACGACGTGTTTGTGTTAGTAACGGCCGATCCGTCTACGGGAATCAAGCCGGAGTACCGTCGCTACAGGTTCACGCACTGTGTCCGCGCCACGGTCACGTCGGCCATCCCACCGAGTGTATGGATACGGTCTTTGGATGAAAGGCTCCTCGATTACAGAGCTTTCATGGAGTCAAGCGACATTGATGGGTATGTATGGGGCGTCAACCATCAGGATCTGTATCCAGGTATAACGCTTTTGGATGGGTCCGCTGAGGCTGCTGATTGGACACAACAGGTCGGGATTCCGTTCCATGAGGCCCGGATTGAGGCCAACGGCCACAACGTCGAGCTTGTTTTCTCGGACCTTGACATAACGCTTGTAAAACCCGGCTACGCACCGTTCACGGTTCCTTAA
- a CDS encoding S1C family serine protease, with amino-acid sequence MTPTSPRKIPEVLVTASAAKIAKAIPSVANTAHIISPAFMSTFSRGLPPRLGFIFGAYNRRGHYSILVALLFQSHLRDNESPPRSGFREDVMDRYLHGRALPKYALGFGALALLITGCQPGSTPGPSSSPSASSPSASAGSTGVPHHMDGGIAAADPLPSGEQHPAELTPQQLYALGERSVFAIEGRRPDDFTGLGTGFLVDKEGAMGVTNAHVVEGLSAITGRFNTGEKAALHVIASDPCTDLAVIHFSSDLPKQAEALIFGSSADVKPGDTVTVLGYPGTLARSAEQKLLITSGLVNAIKVSARGVGLPEYKDTIQHGATVNFGNSGGPLLDHHGRLVGINALINFGSQNAPAQGQFYSISSDSAKSEIVGKLLKGDSPNNMGWAVEEYYPGYFEGLDRTRGPALDAQLARAGVKGGLYIKAVTPGSGASKAKIKAGMLLTRLQNTSVATIDEMCGVAESILPGATAEVDGLYLLSDPTHFGTEFHTEFVVPGKH; translated from the coding sequence ATGACGCCAACCAGCCCAAGAAAAATCCCCGAGGTGCTGGTGACCGCGTCCGCGGCGAAGATAGCCAAGGCGATCCCAAGCGTAGCCAACACCGCCCACATAATTAGTCCAGCTTTCATGTCCACCTTCTCGCGGGGCCTCCCGCCTAGGTTGGGGTTTATTTTCGGAGCGTACAACCGTCGCGGGCACTATTCGATCCTCGTCGCTCTATTGTTTCAAAGCCATTTACGTGATAATGAATCACCACCACGTAGCGGTTTCCGGGAGGACGTTATGGACCGATACCTGCACGGCCGGGCGCTGCCGAAATATGCTCTTGGGTTTGGGGCCTTGGCGCTCTTAATAACTGGGTGTCAGCCAGGCAGCACACCGGGCCCGTCATCCTCCCCCAGCGCATCCTCACCCAGCGCATCAGCGGGCTCTACCGGCGTCCCCCATCACATGGACGGCGGTATCGCAGCAGCTGACCCGCTGCCTTCCGGGGAGCAGCATCCGGCCGAATTAACCCCACAGCAGTTGTACGCACTCGGAGAAAGGTCGGTGTTCGCGATCGAGGGACGCCGACCCGACGATTTCACAGGATTGGGCACGGGCTTTCTCGTCGACAAGGAAGGCGCGATGGGAGTCACCAATGCGCACGTTGTAGAGGGTCTCTCGGCTATCACTGGTCGCTTCAACACAGGGGAGAAGGCGGCCCTTCACGTGATCGCATCGGATCCGTGTACCGACCTTGCAGTTATCCACTTCTCGAGCGATTTGCCAAAGCAGGCTGAGGCTCTCATCTTCGGCAGCTCGGCTGACGTCAAGCCAGGAGATACTGTTACGGTCCTTGGCTACCCGGGCACCTTGGCCCGCTCTGCCGAGCAGAAATTGCTGATTACCTCTGGTCTGGTAAACGCGATAAAGGTATCTGCGCGTGGGGTGGGGCTGCCTGAATATAAGGACACGATTCAGCACGGGGCAACTGTTAACTTCGGAAATTCCGGTGGCCCCTTACTGGATCATCATGGCCGTCTTGTGGGGATAAACGCCTTGATCAACTTCGGCTCGCAGAATGCGCCGGCGCAGGGCCAGTTCTACTCGATATCGAGCGATTCGGCCAAGAGCGAGATCGTTGGCAAGCTGCTCAAGGGTGATTCTCCGAACAATATGGGATGGGCGGTTGAAGAGTATTACCCCGGATATTTTGAAGGCCTGGATCGGACCAGGGGTCCTGCCCTCGACGCCCAATTGGCACGTGCTGGAGTTAAGGGCGGTCTCTACATCAAGGCCGTTACTCCCGGCTCAGGGGCCAGCAAGGCAAAGATCAAGGCGGGCATGCTGTTGACCAGGTTACAGAATACGTCAGTTGCTACCATCGATGAGATGTGCGGAGTTGCGGAATCCATACTCCCCGGCGCCACTGCCGAGGTTGACGGACTCTACCTCCTGTCGGATCCAACACATTTCGGCACAGAGTTCCACACGGAGTTCGTCGTACCTGGTAAACACTGA
- a CDS encoding histone-like nucleoid-structuring protein Lsr2, producing MMRKTVVVLEDDLDGSEASETLKFSVDGTEYEIDLNAGHANELRSALSRYTNAARKVTSGRGRPVTRKSSGAGTDAKAIRMWAIDNGLQVNTRGRIQADIVEKYLAAH from the coding sequence ATCATGCGGAAAACAGTAGTGGTACTTGAAGATGATCTCGACGGCTCAGAAGCGAGTGAGACGCTAAAGTTCTCCGTCGACGGCACGGAATATGAGATTGACCTTAACGCCGGCCACGCTAACGAACTCCGTAGCGCTCTAAGCCGCTATACCAATGCGGCCCGTAAGGTTACCAGCGGCCGCGGCCGGCCGGTGACCCGCAAATCCAGCGGTGCCGGTACTGATGCCAAAGCTATTCGGATGTGGGCGATAGATAACGGCCTGCAGGTCAATACTCGTGGCCGAATCCAGGCCGACATCGTCGAGAAGTACCTGGCTGCGCATTAG